In Pseudomonas sp. MM213, a genomic segment contains:
- a CDS encoding ABC transporter ATP-binding protein, with translation MPNPVPIPDQTPRLQLRRISKRYPGCLANDAIDLSIAPGEIHALLGENGAGKSTLMKIIYGVTHADSGEVIWQGQRVTMRNPAQARGLGIGMVFQHFSLFETLSVAQNIALAMGAAAGTPKQLEPKIREVSRRYGMALEPERLVHSLSIGERQRVEIIRCLMQDIRLLILDEPTSVLTPQEADELFVTLRRLAAEGCSILFISHKLGEVRALCHSATVLRGGRVAGHCVPAQCSDQQLAKLMVGEAADLITDYPKVVGGEAFLNVSALSWHNPDPFGCSLQDIDLHVRRGEIVGIAGVAGNGQDELLALLSGEQRLHRNDGATLRFGGQAVAHLPPDARRKLGLAFVPAERLGHGAVPELSLADNALLSAFQQGLVRNGLVRRTKVKALAEEIIRRFGVKTPDAQTPARSLSGGNLQKFILGREILQQPKLLVAAHPTWGVDVGAAATIHRALIALRDAGAAILVISEDLDELFQISDRLGALCSGRLSPLRATVDTRLIDVGGWMAGQFDAPHSLAPATV, from the coding sequence ATGCCCAACCCCGTGCCGATCCCCGACCAAACGCCTCGCCTGCAACTGCGCAGAATCAGCAAACGCTACCCGGGTTGCCTGGCCAACGATGCCATCGACCTGAGTATTGCGCCCGGCGAAATCCATGCGCTGCTCGGCGAAAACGGCGCGGGCAAAAGTACGTTGATGAAGATTATCTACGGCGTCACCCACGCTGATTCTGGCGAGGTGATCTGGCAAGGCCAGCGCGTGACCATGCGCAACCCGGCTCAGGCTCGCGGTTTGGGAATCGGCATGGTGTTCCAGCACTTCTCGTTGTTCGAAACCCTCAGCGTTGCGCAGAACATTGCACTGGCGATGGGCGCGGCGGCCGGTACACCAAAACAACTTGAGCCCAAAATTCGCGAAGTGTCCCGGCGCTACGGCATGGCATTGGAACCGGAGCGACTGGTCCACAGCCTGTCGATTGGCGAACGGCAGCGGGTGGAAATCATTCGGTGCCTGATGCAGGACATCCGTCTGCTGATTCTCGATGAACCGACCTCGGTGCTGACCCCGCAAGAGGCCGACGAATTGTTCGTCACCCTGCGCCGACTCGCGGCCGAGGGCTGCAGCATCCTGTTTATCAGCCACAAGCTCGGTGAAGTGCGCGCGTTGTGCCACAGCGCCACGGTGCTGCGCGGCGGTCGCGTGGCCGGGCATTGCGTGCCGGCGCAGTGCTCGGATCAGCAACTGGCGAAGTTGATGGTCGGGGAAGCGGCCGATCTGATCACCGATTACCCGAAGGTCGTGGGCGGTGAGGCATTTTTGAACGTGAGCGCATTGTCGTGGCACAACCCCGATCCGTTTGGCTGCTCGCTGCAGGACATCGACCTGCACGTACGCCGTGGCGAAATCGTCGGCATCGCCGGAGTGGCAGGCAATGGCCAGGATGAGCTGCTGGCGCTGCTCAGTGGCGAACAACGCCTGCACCGCAATGACGGTGCAACCCTGCGTTTTGGCGGGCAAGCGGTGGCTCATTTGCCGCCGGATGCCCGCCGAAAACTCGGCTTGGCCTTCGTCCCTGCCGAACGGTTGGGGCACGGTGCGGTGCCGGAATTGAGCCTGGCCGACAACGCCCTGCTCAGCGCCTTTCAACAAGGCCTGGTGCGCAACGGGCTGGTTCGGCGGACCAAGGTCAAAGCACTGGCCGAAGAAATCATCCGCCGCTTCGGCGTCAAGACACCCGATGCGCAAACGCCGGCACGCAGTCTGTCCGGTGGCAACTTGCAGAAATTCATCCTCGGCCGGGAGATTCTTCAGCAACCGAAACTGCTGGTGGCCGCGCACCCGACCTGGGGCGTGGACGTCGGCGCCGCCGCAACCATTCACCGCGCGCTGATCGCCTTGCGCGATGCCGGCGCAGCGATCCTGGTGATCTCCGAAGACCTCGATGAACTGTTCCAGATCAGCGACCGCCTCGGCGCCTTGTGCAGCGGACGCTTGTCGCCGCTCAGGGCGACCGTCGACACCCGCCTGATCGACGTCGGCGGCTGGATGGCCGGCCAGTTCGACGCCCCTCACTCACTTGCGCCCGCAACGGTTTAA
- a CDS encoding aspartate aminotransferase family protein, with product MNLPENAPNSLASQLKLDAHWMPYTANRNFQRDPRLIVAAEGSWLTDDKGRKVYDSLSGLWTCGAGHTRKEIQEAVAKQLGTLDYSPGFQYGHPLSFQLAEKITDLTPGNLNHVFFTDSGSECADTAVKMVRAYWRLKGQATKTKMIGRARGYHGVNIAGTSLGGVNGNRKIFGQAMMDVDHLPHTLLASNAYSRGMPKEGGIALADELLKLIELHDASNIAAVFVEPMAGSAGVLVPPEGYLKRLREICDQHNILLVFDEVITGFGRTGSMFGADSFGVTPDLMCIAKQVTNGAIPMGAVIASSEIYQTFMNQATPEYAVEFPHGYTYSAHPVACAAGLAALDLLQKENLVQSVADVAPHFENALHGLKGSKNIIDIRNYGLAGAIQIAPRDGDAIVRPFEAGMALWKAGFYVRFGGDTLQFGPTFNSKPQDLDRLFDAVGEVLNKID from the coding sequence ATGAACTTGCCTGAAAACGCCCCGAACTCCCTGGCCAGCCAGCTCAAGCTCGATGCTCACTGGATGCCCTACACCGCCAACCGAAATTTCCAGCGCGATCCGCGACTGATCGTGGCGGCTGAAGGCAGTTGGCTGACGGACGACAAGGGTCGCAAGGTCTACGATTCGCTGTCCGGTCTGTGGACCTGCGGCGCCGGGCACACCCGCAAGGAAATCCAGGAAGCGGTTGCCAAGCAACTGGGCACGCTCGATTACTCGCCGGGCTTCCAGTACGGTCATCCGCTGTCGTTCCAACTGGCGGAGAAAATCACCGACCTGACGCCGGGCAATCTGAATCACGTGTTCTTCACCGACTCGGGTTCCGAGTGCGCTGACACTGCGGTGAAGATGGTCCGCGCTTACTGGCGTCTGAAAGGCCAGGCGACCAAAACCAAAATGATCGGCCGCGCCCGTGGTTACCATGGTGTGAACATCGCCGGCACCAGCCTCGGCGGCGTCAACGGCAACCGCAAAATCTTCGGGCAGGCGATGATGGACGTCGATCACCTGCCGCACACCTTGCTGGCGAGCAATGCTTACTCGCGCGGCATGCCAAAAGAGGGCGGTATCGCTCTGGCCGATGAGTTGCTCAAACTGATCGAGCTGCATGACGCTTCGAACATCGCCGCTGTATTCGTCGAGCCAATGGCTGGTTCCGCTGGCGTGCTGGTTCCGCCTGAGGGCTACCTCAAGCGTCTGCGCGAGATCTGCGATCAGCACAACATCCTGCTGGTGTTCGACGAAGTGATCACCGGCTTCGGCCGTACCGGTTCGATGTTCGGCGCTGACAGCTTCGGCGTGACCCCGGACCTGATGTGCATAGCCAAGCAAGTCACCAACGGTGCGATCCCGATGGGCGCAGTGATTGCCAGCTCCGAGATCTACCAGACCTTCATGAACCAGGCGACGCCTGAGTACGCGGTGGAATTCCCGCACGGTTACACCTATTCCGCGCACCCGGTGGCTTGCGCCGCTGGTCTTGCCGCACTCGACCTGCTGCAGAAGGAAAACCTGGTGCAGAGCGTGGCCGACGTTGCACCGCATTTCGAAAATGCACTGCACGGCCTTAAGGGCTCGAAAAACATCATCGACATTCGTAACTACGGCCTGGCCGGTGCTATCCAGATCGCGCCGCGTGACGGCGATGCCATCGTGCGTCCGTTCGAAGCGGGCATGGCGCTGTGGAAAGCCGGGTTCTACGTGCGCTTCGGCGGCGACACCCTGCAGTTCGGCCCAACCTTCAACAGCAAGCCGCAAGACCTTGATCGTCTGTTCGACGCGGTCGGCGAAGTGCTGAACAAAATCGACTGA
- a CDS encoding ABC transporter permease, giving the protein MLLSLEPRGQQSRLMLWCSPLLAAALTLACGSLLFIALGHDPLLTLHTLLIAPVSDLYGVSELLVKALPILLCALGLAVAYQARIWNIGAEGQLLLGALAGSALAVNIIGLQSRWALVMILLVGTLAGAAWAGLTAWLRTRFNANEILTSIMLNYIALNLLLFCVHGPLKDPAGFNFPESAMFGDASRLPLLMEDGRVHAGVYFALLALVAVWVLLQKSFVGFQIKVLGLDKRAAGFVGFREKRLIWLALLVSGGLAGLAGVCEVTGPIGQLVPQVSPGYGYAAITVAFLGRLNPVGILFSSLLMALLYIGGENAQMSMNLPQAITQLFQGMMLFFLLASDVLILYRPRLHLRWTRRASATVVQAGAL; this is encoded by the coding sequence ATGCTGCTTTCCCTCGAACCCCGTGGCCAGCAATCGCGCCTGATGCTGTGGTGCTCGCCGTTATTGGCGGCGGCCCTGACATTGGCCTGCGGCTCGCTGCTGTTTATCGCGTTGGGCCATGACCCGTTGCTGACCTTGCACACCTTGCTGATCGCCCCGGTCAGCGACTTGTATGGCGTCTCCGAATTGTTGGTCAAGGCGCTGCCGATTCTGCTCTGCGCCTTGGGTCTGGCCGTGGCGTATCAGGCACGGATCTGGAACATTGGCGCCGAAGGCCAGTTGCTGCTCGGCGCGCTGGCCGGCAGTGCGTTGGCGGTGAACATTATCGGTCTGCAAAGTCGCTGGGCATTGGTGATGATCCTGCTCGTCGGCACGCTGGCCGGCGCGGCGTGGGCCGGGCTGACGGCGTGGCTGCGCACGCGCTTCAATGCCAACGAAATCCTCACCAGCATCATGCTCAATTACATCGCCCTGAACCTGTTGTTGTTCTGCGTACACGGGCCACTGAAGGATCCGGCCGGGTTCAACTTTCCGGAGTCGGCGATGTTTGGCGATGCCAGCCGTTTGCCGTTGTTGATGGAGGACGGTCGAGTGCATGCCGGCGTTTATTTTGCCCTGCTCGCGTTGGTGGCGGTGTGGGTGTTGTTGCAGAAAAGCTTTGTCGGGTTCCAGATCAAAGTGCTCGGGCTGGACAAGCGTGCGGCGGGTTTTGTCGGGTTTCGCGAGAAACGGCTGATCTGGCTGGCGCTGTTGGTCAGCGGCGGATTGGCAGGGCTGGCCGGCGTGTGTGAAGTCACCGGGCCGATTGGTCAGTTGGTGCCGCAAGTCTCGCCCGGCTATGGCTACGCCGCGATCACCGTGGCATTTCTCGGGCGGCTCAATCCGGTCGGCATTCTGTTTTCCAGCCTGTTGATGGCATTGCTGTACATCGGTGGCGAGAACGCGCAGATGAGCATGAATCTGCCGCAAGCGATCACGCAATTGTTCCAGGGCATGATGCTGTTTTTCCTGCTGGCCAGTGACGTGCTGATTCTCTACCGACCGCGTTTGCATTTGCGCTGGACGCGTCGCGCATCAGCCACCGTCGTACAAGCAGGAGCGCTGTGA
- a CDS encoding LysR family transcriptional regulator, producing MSTRRPDPLAQVSDFDIRLLRIFRSVVECGGFSAAESVLGIGRSAISQQMSDLEQRLGLRLCQRGRAGFSLTEEGREVYQSALQLLSALESFRTEVNGLHQHLRGELTIGLTDNLVTLPHMRITHALAQLKERGPDVQIQIRMIAPNEVEQGVLDGRLHVGVVPQASALSGLEYQPLYSERSLLYCAVGHPLFYVDDKQLDDERLNSQDAIAPTFRLPAEIQAHYQALNCTASASDREGMAFLILTGRYIGYLPDHYASLWVQQGRLRALKPTARFYDLSLASVTRKGRRPHLVLESFLESLAATR from the coding sequence ATGAGCACTCGACGCCCCGATCCGCTGGCACAAGTCAGCGACTTTGATATCCGCTTGCTGCGGATTTTTCGCAGCGTGGTGGAATGCGGTGGTTTCTCGGCGGCGGAGTCGGTGCTCGGGATCGGCCGCTCGGCGATCAGCCAGCAGATGAGCGACCTGGAACAGCGCCTCGGCCTGCGCCTGTGCCAACGAGGCCGCGCCGGGTTTTCCCTGACCGAAGAAGGCCGCGAGGTGTATCAATCGGCATTGCAGCTATTGAGTGCGCTGGAAAGTTTCCGCACCGAGGTCAACGGTCTGCACCAACACCTGCGCGGCGAATTGACCATCGGCCTGACCGACAACCTGGTCACCCTGCCCCACATGCGTATCACTCATGCGTTGGCGCAATTGAAGGAGCGCGGGCCGGACGTGCAGATTCAGATCCGCATGATCGCGCCCAATGAAGTCGAGCAAGGCGTGCTCGACGGCCGCTTGCATGTCGGCGTGGTGCCGCAGGCAAGCGCCCTGTCGGGGCTGGAATATCAGCCGCTCTACAGTGAACGTTCGCTGCTGTATTGCGCGGTTGGTCATCCGTTGTTTTATGTCGACGACAAACAACTGGACGATGAGCGCCTCAACAGTCAGGACGCCATCGCCCCGACCTTCCGCTTGCCGGCCGAGATTCAGGCGCATTACCAGGCACTCAATTGCACCGCCAGTGCGTCAGACCGCGAAGGCATGGCGTTTCTGATTCTCACCGGGCGCTACATCGGTTACCTGCCGGACCACTACGCCAGCCTCTGGGTGCAACAAGGGCGCTTGCGTGCGCTGAAACCGACAGCACGGTTTTATGACTTGAGCCTTGCATCGGTGACACGCAAGGGACGTCGCCCGCATTTGGTGCTGGAAAGCTTTTTGGAAAGCCTGGCCGCAACACGCTGA
- a CDS encoding IMPACT family protein produces the protein MPFTLSDFCEYREEIRKSRFITFAAPISSPAEAQAFIEQHSDLNATHNCWAWKLGAQYRSTDDGEPGGTAGRPILAAIDAQDCDQVAVLVIRWYGGIQLGTGGLARAYGGGANKCLQAAPKVELISRVPLSCACGFGELTLVKLRVAELGGLVVEETFTANGVELKLAMGEAQIDPLQTQLADLSRGRILLQR, from the coding sequence ATGCCTTTTACCCTCAGCGACTTTTGCGAATACCGCGAAGAGATTCGCAAAAGCCGCTTCATCACCTTCGCCGCACCGATCAGCAGCCCTGCTGAAGCCCAGGCGTTCATCGAGCAACACAGCGATCTGAACGCCACGCACAATTGCTGGGCGTGGAAACTCGGCGCCCAATACCGCAGCACCGATGACGGAGAGCCTGGCGGCACCGCCGGGCGTCCGATTCTGGCGGCCATCGATGCACAGGATTGCGACCAGGTCGCGGTGCTGGTGATCCGCTGGTATGGCGGCATTCAACTCGGCACCGGCGGCCTCGCCCGAGCGTATGGCGGCGGCGCGAACAAGTGCCTGCAAGCGGCACCGAAAGTTGAGCTGATCAGCCGCGTACCGCTGAGTTGCGCCTGCGGGTTTGGCGAACTGACGCTGGTGAAACTGCGGGTGGCAGAACTTGGCGGGCTGGTCGTGGAGGAAACGTTCACGGCCAACGGTGTGGAGCTGAAATTGGCGATGGGCGAAGCGCAGATCGACCCCCTGCAAACGCAACTGGCCGATTTGAGTCGCGGGCGCATTCTGTTGCAGCGCTGA
- a CDS encoding TetR/AcrR family transcriptional regulator, translating to MTFEVPAHGGKPASRIRQKNEETIIKAAEDEFARHGFKGTSMNTIALNAGLPKANLHYYFTNKLGLYVAVLSNILQLWDSTFNTLTAEDDPAEALTRYIRAKMEFSRRQPQASRVFAMEVISGGECLTEYFNQDYRAWFQGRAAVFQAWIDAGKMDQVDPVNLIFLLWGSTQHYADFATQICRVSGRTKLTKQDMEDAGDNLIRIILKGCGLTPAI from the coding sequence ATGACCTTTGAAGTCCCCGCTCACGGCGGCAAACCTGCCAGCCGCATTCGTCAGAAGAACGAAGAGACCATCATCAAAGCCGCCGAAGACGAGTTCGCCCGTCACGGGTTCAAAGGCACGAGCATGAACACCATCGCCCTGAATGCCGGGTTGCCCAAGGCGAACCTGCATTACTACTTCACCAATAAGCTGGGGTTGTACGTGGCGGTGTTGAGCAACATCCTGCAGTTGTGGGACAGCACTTTCAACACCCTCACCGCCGAGGATGATCCGGCCGAAGCGCTGACGCGGTACATTCGCGCCAAGATGGAATTCTCCCGCCGCCAGCCGCAAGCCTCGCGAGTCTTCGCCATGGAAGTGATCAGCGGCGGTGAGTGCCTGACCGAATATTTCAACCAGGATTACCGCGCCTGGTTCCAGGGCCGGGCGGCGGTGTTTCAAGCGTGGATCGACGCTGGCAAAATGGACCAGGTCGACCCGGTCAACCTGATCTTTCTGTTGTGGGGCAGCACCCAGCATTACGCCGACTTTGCCACGCAGATTTGCCGGGTCAGCGGCCGCACCAAGCTGACCAAGCAAGACATGGAAGACGCCGGCGACAACCTGATCCGCATCATTCTCAAAGGCTGCGGCCTGACTCCAGCCATTTAA
- a CDS encoding ABC transporter permease, with protein sequence MDIDLLSNIFYAMVRCGTPLLLVALGELICEKSGVLNLGQEGMMLFGAVIGFIVALNSGNLWLGVLLAMLAGMLLSSLFALVALVFNANQVATGLALTIFGVGLSTFVGAAWVGKPLAGFEPVAIPLLSEIPLIGRMLFAQDLLVYLSFALFALVAWVIVKSRVGLIIQAVGENPDAASAMGLPVLGVRTLAVLFGGAMAGLAGAYLSLAYTPMWAENMSAGRGWIALALVVFASWRVWRLLLGAYLFGLASILHLVAQGLGLAIPSSLLAMLPYVATIVVLVLLSRDAVRTRLYAPVSLGQPWQGGH encoded by the coding sequence ATGGATATCGATCTGTTGAGCAATATTTTCTACGCCATGGTGCGCTGCGGCACGCCGTTGCTGTTGGTGGCGCTGGGTGAGTTGATTTGTGAGAAAAGCGGCGTCCTCAACCTCGGCCAGGAAGGCATGATGCTGTTTGGCGCGGTGATCGGTTTTATCGTCGCGCTGAACAGCGGCAACCTGTGGCTTGGCGTGTTGCTGGCGATGCTCGCCGGAATGTTGCTGTCGTCGCTGTTTGCGTTGGTGGCGCTGGTGTTCAACGCCAATCAGGTGGCCACCGGGTTGGCGCTGACGATCTTTGGTGTGGGCCTGTCGACCTTTGTCGGTGCGGCGTGGGTCGGTAAACCGCTGGCGGGTTTTGAGCCGGTGGCGATCCCTTTACTCAGCGAAATCCCGCTGATCGGGCGGATGCTGTTTGCACAGGATCTGCTGGTGTATCTGTCGTTCGCGTTGTTTGCGCTGGTGGCGTGGGTGATTGTGAAAAGTCGTGTCGGGCTGATCATTCAGGCCGTCGGCGAAAACCCGGATGCGGCCAGTGCGATGGGCTTGCCGGTGTTGGGCGTACGGACGCTGGCGGTGCTGTTCGGCGGCGCGATGGCGGGGTTGGCCGGGGCGTATCTGTCGCTGGCCTACACGCCGATGTGGGCGGAGAACATGAGCGCCGGTCGCGGCTGGATTGCCCTGGCGCTGGTGGTGTTTGCCAGTTGGCGGGTGTGGCGATTGCTGCTGGGGGCGTATCTGTTCGGGCTCGCCAGCATCCTGCACCTGGTGGCGCAGGGGTTGGGGCTGGCGATTCCATCGAGTCTGCTGGCGATGCTGCCGTATGTCGCGACAATTGTGGTGTTGGTGCTGCTGTCGCGGGATGCCGTGCGCACACGGTTGTATGCGCCGGTGTCGTTGGGGCAGCCTTGGCAGGGTGGGCATTAG